CCAAGTCACCCTGAGCATGTTGATATTGAACCGGCCGGCCACGAGGGGGTGCTCGCGGGTGACGAACTTGGAGTTCGGCCAGTGCGTGGCGGCCGCCGTCTCAACAGCAGCGAAGATGGGCTGGGAGAACACCTGGTAGGCGCCCACCAGGTGCACCACGATGCAGACGTTGGCGAAGTCGATCAGCCAGTAGGGCTCGTAGAAGCCGAACCCGGTCAGGATGTTGCCCGGTGCGGCGTTACCGAACGCTGCGTAGCCGAGGCAACCTGCAAGCATGTAGAACGCCGTGGTGGTCGACACGCCCAGCAGGGTGGCCTTCTTCATCGTCTTGTTCTCGGCCGGAGGGGACTTCACCGTGTCCTGAAGTTTCAGTTTATATTCAGAGTTAGTGACTGACTGATGGTCATATTGCTAAACTCTGAGCATTTTCAAGTAGTGCTCGTGCTTACCTGGATTTCTATGAGAATCATGGAGTAGGAGTACGCGAACGCGATGTTGCCAAGAGCTTGGAGTGCCATCCAGATCTTCTGGGCTGAATCAACGTCTACTCCAACCTCAGTGCCAGTCAGAGTAGTCTTACCAGTACGACCTGTGAGAACACATCAGGGCACGTAATGTGGCAACAGAAAATGATCAGAGCCTATATGACATTGTGTAATACCTTGTTGATGAAATTTATAGGCTTGTAGCTAGTTCACCTGAAATGGTCCGTGCCAAAGAGAGGCCAACGGCGATGGACGAGTAGGAGAAGGACATGATGGCGGCAAGGATGGAAAGCCACGACAAGTCGCTGAAGTTTGGGAGCTGGGAGAAGAAGATCTGCACAATCCCAAAGACTATCATGTACATGGTGTCGTATTGGCTGCAGTCGGCCGCGTGGCCCTTCTTGTGAAAACAGTTGGCCTTGTGCACAGCCCTGCTCATTATCAATTCAACCAAAAGAGATCTCAGTCGATGATGGCATTAAATCTCAATCAAAATAATGAACGAGCCTGTTGCAAAAATTGCTTACGCCGCGCTGATGGATGCTGTAATGGTGTACCCAACGGCGGTTCCAACCAAGTTGACATACTGGAAAATACCGCAGGACCAGACTTGCCATCGACCTGCATGATATACAGTACGCAATATGCATCACCTTCCATGTGAAAATTCAGAAAATGATTCATTGGTCTACTTCAGGCAAGAACATAAAGCAGCTACATACCCAGATATGCAGCGACGGCATCCATGTAGGTGTAGTTCCTCTTCCCTGTGGCCTGATCGCCACTCCGGTAGCAGTCGGCAAGGAGGCTGGAGGTGTAGTACGTGATGAAGGCAAAGATCATAAGGGTCACCGGTCCAACAACCCAGCCAAGCTGCGCCGTCGACCAGGCGAGAGACAGCACGCCAGAGCCGATGACCGCTGTGATGATGTGCGCACTCGCTGTCCAGACCGTTCCTGAAATAAATCAAGAAATTGAATAAGCTGTAAGTTGCAGTAAACCATTCTAAATATTTAAATGTTTTTTGCACAGATACAATCAGTTCCTAAGCTAAAAATGACAAGAGACTTCAACCACATTGAAATGCAAAGCTGATTTTTCTTTAGAAGGGAAAAAACAATACATGAGCTGTTGACCGTAGTGGTGTAGTCTCCAATCCGAGTACACAAATACATAATCTTCCTCATGTAGCATCACTTACTAATTAGCAAGCAATAATTGACCAGTTGCCTTAACCTTTACACATTACCACACGTTCAGAGAAGACCCATGTCCCTGTCTCGCATGATAAGAGAGGCACATACAAGTCCAAATGAATCATTGAACCCCGGAGACGTACGTCACTCTCACAGAAAGTCAACAACAAAAAGGCCTCTTGCACGCTCCTTTGTCAAAAAACAAAAGGTCCCTTGATCTGCGTTTGGTTCGGGGTGCAATATAGAATTCCGACTGACCCAGCTGCTGCTCGGGATTGCCGGCACAGGAATGCTACTCCTAGTAATTGAGTAAAGTAGAGCAAAAAATGGCGTGCAtttttcttgctcttttcaAACATGAACGATTGTATTACTAACATAAGACAACAAAAAAATAGTGAGATGAAATGTTCTCATATATCATCTGCATCGTCTTTAGTTTTTAGTGAGATGAAATGGAAGAAATCAAGGGGAAATATTTATATGTATTTATCGAAAAAAAGAGAGGGAGCAATGGTGTTTATAGGTATGTGTGCCAAAAGGCCAGAGACGGCAGCCTACAGTGCATCTATGCTTGCATTGGTAAGCTCATCGCCACTGACTCTTGCTTGTGATATCTCATTGCCGACAGGCTGGATAGATCTGGTCAAAAGGTGTGGTTGTTTTCTTCTTCTAGATAGCAGGTACAGCCCTCTCGCTGAAGTCATGCCTGTATTCTTTCAGAGTACTGCTCCAACCTCCCACTCAAGAATCGACCAAAGCGATATTTAGACTCCTGGTCAGAGTAACTCTGCTGACCATGTTTTCCTCGGATGTTTGATTTTCTGCGATATTATGCAAgtgaaggaaagaaagagaaaccAAGGATTCTGTCCAAATGTTTGTTTGGTTTTGCGTCAAGGACACAGATTCTGCTTGACGAGAAAATCACCAGGAAGATCAGCCAAAGGGTCTGTTGATTAAACCGCCGATATAGGGCCCCTTGCCTGGAAACGCAGGCTAACTAACACTCGCAGTCGAAGACGCCGATAGCATGTAAAAGCAACAAGTCCTAAACATTGCGTGTCAAGAAGAACGGTGACTTTTTTCCAACACGTGCAGGAGGAGGAATCTATAAAGTGATAAAAGCTGaatcagaaagtttcatgcgCGTAGTTCCGTATTCACATTAAGAAGCACGCAGTTTGTAGAGCCTCTTATAAAAAAAAAAGCTTTGTGGAGCCAAGTTGGCCTCTAAACCGAATTCAATTACAATAAGCACATTCGTAGGCAAGGAAAAAAAACCAAAACAAGCAACATTACTTAAAAAAACTAGTGATCCCTTTCACCAAAACTCTCCAAATAATCAGATTATTAACATCTAATGGCATTTGTCAAAAAAATAACATCTCATGGCCTCTAGGACCAGGAATCTCTAAGTTAGAAATGATGTTTTCTATTTTGTCTCTCACTATCTCCAGCATTGATCAATGAAATATAAAAATGCTGCCTTCTTGGAAATTTTGTCTCTACAAATATGAACTGTACTTCACATTCCATAACGGTCTAATGTCAAAATATTTACTCCTGTGATATCAATAGAAAATTGATCGGAAAGTAGCAGTGCCGCCAAAAACCATTGACCTACTAATCTATGATTGCTCCCAGATGTTATACAAAGCTTATTGCTCCTAGATGCTATACTAAGCTTATTTTGATCCTCTGGGGAGAAGTACTTGATGTTATGGACATGTCATGGCTCCCAACGTGTACATTTGACCATTATTCTATACTAAAATATAGATTATAAAGTCCAAATAGATTATGAATTATGATGTTACAAAAATGTTCTTTTAAGGCAAATATGTGCACACATGATTTCATAGATCCATACACCAAATATCTTAAAAGTTATTGACTGTCCAATTTTAAGGACTTAGCCAGATTTTATCAACACAATATTTGTTGGACAGAATGAGTATAAAATTGCTTTTTTTAGAGGAGAATGAGTATAAAATTGCTAGAAGCTGACGCACCGCAGGCCCCTCGCCCCAGCCCCTACTTTCGCGGCTGCGCCGCGGCATTTGACCCTGGTCTGAGTTGGCCCAACACGCGACCCCATAAGCTGGCCAGTGTGGCCAGTACCCACACAGCCGCAAGcgcgtcgtcttcttcctcctcgaggCGCGCAAAACAAACACGATGCAGCCGCTAGGCAGCAACATCCGTCCGCCAGGAGACAGAATTCCGGTTGCGCCGTGCGCGTCAGGGACGACGGATGGGTGACGCGCCGCGTAGCGCGCGCGTTGCGCAGCGCCGAGACAAAATTCCAGGGGACGCCGCCCGCAGCTCCCATCGGCGTCACCGAAATTCAGAGGCATTCTTGCCAATATGATTACAAAGATAATCGCGGTACTAGATGATACACACTGTCCATGGTGATCGGCTCGAGGTGAGGTTGGTGGTGAGAGGTGCTTGCAAATCGAGGgaaaaggggaggaaaaggaaggaaaaaaaaagaagtggGGCCCTGACCGTACTTACCCTGGAAGAGGAAGCAAATCTTCACCAGAACTCCATCGTGGGAACACAAACTGAACTACCCCCGGCGGCCCGCCTAGAACGAGCCCTCGTGCTATCTTTTCTTCTCCTCCTACAATTACCCTGAGAAGTTTCGATGCCACGAACTGGCGGACTGcccaagattttttttttcatctGATTGTTTCCCACCACAAGGCACTAGAGACGGGAGAGAGACAGAGATGGGAGAAGGCGCCGCGCTGCGGAGGGTGGGTTGGGCTTCGGATGTTCGTTCGCTTACCCGTGCGCTTCTTCCTGCCGTCGTCGTCGaggtcctcgccgccggcgccggcccgcggcggcgggtagtacgccccgccggccgcgccgttCCCTTGGCGCGCCGCCATCTCCAGGTCCTGCGTCTGcgtcatcgccgccgccgccgcggtctGGGCACTGTGCGTGCGGTTGGGAGCGAATTTGTGTCGAGATTTCGAGCAATCCCGTTGCGGTTAGTGCGGCGACGCCGAGGGAGCCGCGCCGGATTTATATACACGCACGCGCGACGCCTCGTATGGTCCAGTCAGGCTTGAAAAAAAATCAATTAATTTCTGAAAGGATCAATTTATAAAATTAAAAAAACGCGTGGCCGGATTAGAGTATACTCCTCGTATGATCAAATTTACAGAAAAATACAGCAACAACTATACTATCCAATACAGGTATTGTCAACGTATACTTCATTTTGGATTCAATGAAACAAATTTGGTACAGTAAATATTATTATTTTCtctataaatttggttaaagttagccaaatttaatttaaaaaaaatctaatACAATATGTGAATAAAGATAGATGGAGTAGGAACCTAGCAGGCATCAATGATCGTGGGGGAAGtatcaaaaggaaaaaaaaatgggCGTGGGGAGTCAAACTACAGGTGCGAATTAAATGTGTGTACTCGCAGCTAAAAGAATCTCGCTTTGTTGAATTCAAGATTGGAGTGTGGACCTTTATCCCGTCCGAGTTAAAGTTAAAAAAACTTAAACTGTCTAAATCTCCATCATGAAATTTAAACGGTAGAACTTTATGCCTGCATGGAATTTTCTAAAAGAATAATTCTAAAATCCCGTCTATCTTCTGAATTTAGAGAAGTACTGATTTTCAAGAACAGTGAAATTTTATAATATTGTGGGAATCTCTCATGATTATCTTAAAAAAGTTTACTACGTTTCGTTGATCAAAATTTACTCAACAAGTTATTTGGAAAAGTATCAAAGTAAATTTCCCAGggattttttagaaaaaataataTTAAAGGTGGGGAATCAGTGTGCACCGGTCAGCATCCAAGCATCCTAATGAATACATACCAATTAGAATCTAGAAAAAGCCTTGCTCCTTGCCTCAAAAGCTTTAGGGTTTGGAGCTCCGGGACTGTGAATGTTGCCGTTTTATCATAGTTTGGTAACCATCATCAGCAACGGTGGCACCGGAGGAGAACCGGACTCTGATTTAGATGTTGCTTGGATGTCATATAGATAGAATTTGTATCCTGTTCAAATTGGATTTTAGCTTTATACGATTCTACGTGGTGTTGACCTGTTTTGATATCCAAAGATATATCTTTACAAAAGCTTTGTACTAAAAGACGATCAGATCTGTTTGGAAAGGGTTTATTGCAGGTTTGGCTTTATCTGTTTTGCGCAAATTGAGGTATTGTAGCGTGAAGCCGTTTTGTAAGCCCAAGGTAAAATGAACTGAAAGCTAGATAAATCTAGTTCTTTTGTTTCATCGGCTTTAGCTTCACTTTAGCTTCACTGGTAAAACCATTTTTGGAGAAATCTTTCCAAACAGTCCCTATATGTGTACCACACCTTTCGGTTGTATCATCCACCTAGGAGATATTGATGTTGCCGTCGGAGGTACGAGTCATTTGTTGTTCATCATTTTATCATAACTATCACTATCAAGTCACACACAACTCACTCAGGGGCGGAGCCAGGATTGGACCACAGAAGGGGCTAAAAGACTGAGTAGAAAATAGACCTTGTAAGAAAATTTTCCGCAATAGAGTATATATGGCTTCAATATAGTTTCCTATTGCGTCTTCTTGCTACAATTGCCATAGAAGTCGGTTCATTTAGGCGGAGAGAGGAACAAGTTTATACTATAATAGTGCTAAAAATGCAAACGGCAAAAGGGAGCCGGAGCCAGAGCAGTTTTATCCTTCAAGGCTTCAAGGTTCAGTTGTAGGCTTATAGTTGAATTTTTGTCTCTTGCCTACTTGGTTCCTTGAATAGCCCATTGCAAAAACAGTCTTTGTAGCcagtatatcccacggtggaaAGCATTTAACTCAATACACACATAGCTATAGCTAAGTATAGATAAGCAcaaataataaaaaataattGCTACTTACTTGTTTTATTAGTACTGCTGCTGATCTTGGGAGGGGCCGTATCCCCTGCTGGACCCCTTGCTCCGCCACTGAACTCACTGTACACCCAAAAGCCTATATAGCCTTAGAGCAGCTCCAGCGTTGATCCAAGTCGAATAGAGAGCCAAATAGCATTCGATTAATACACTGCAGCGGTCGAACCATGCGTGAATCTTTTTACGATCGACTTCTGTAGGCAAGTCAAACAATGAGCCATAGAAAAATCAGCGGCAAGCAGTATAAGCCTTACACGTGGAAGGCAAGCGGATGTCCCTCGTTCAGCTCCGAGGGGAGAGAATGCTGCTCCTTTCTATTTCTTTAATCACCATACGGGGCTATGGGGTCGACATGTATGTACAGTGGCGGACTTAAGGATTAAATTACGTGTGagcatggtgtcattccggagggtcactgccggccggggacggatcccactccacggaccagctaaacggaacagaagttgacCATACGGAActatccgtgggattctcaaaagTCATACCTGagaaatagactagcaagactgagtatattaatactcagcaacaCTTAAgtgagattgggtatacttagcccataacaagACCATGAGGGATTGTGAGGCTCtgattttctttttgctgaaaagcaacaaactGATTTTCTTTCTGAGATCACAAGCAACTATTATGAGTGGTTTGGCTCTTGCAGATTCAGCGTGCCTCTTATACTCAACACGCCGGAGCCCATGCACGTGCCTAGGGTCACCGAGCCTTGGGTCCGCCGCCCATGGATGTGTGTACGGCAGGTAACAACCAAAGTTTCTTCGGTCTGCAGAAATCGGCGCAGCACTGGAGCTAGCTGCCCTCTGATCATTTTGTAGCAAGGGACCGGGGAAATTGGCCGCGCGCACCTGCTGTGCCGTGGTATCGCAAATAGATGGCCGCTGGAGTCGGTCGAGTCGAGCTAGCCTTGTCCTAAACCGTGTATGGATCCCGGCGAGCTccactggcggcggcggccacgccgGTCGAAAGGACGGTTGGCCGGCCGTGTGCCGGCTAGCTTGGAGTGTCCTGAATCCTCCCACCTCCGGCCGAAGGGGGCGTAGGCACGGATGACACGGAGCACGCCGCTGGTAAGGTAGCTTCGTCGTCGGGTTTACGGCCGGGCACCCAAAACTAATTAAAAGCGACAGGATTCATCTGGGCGAGATTTAATCTGGCGTCAAGTCCGGACGCCCCAGCAGAGAATCCCGTACGCCTTCCACACTTCAACGTCACGGGATTTGAGACGCTCGGTTGATTACATCGCGCTGGTTTACAAAATAATAATACACTTGTATTGTCACGGGATCTCTCTTTACACACACAAGATAGCACCATGTGCCGACTAGCGAGGCGAAGAAAACAGTTGACAAGTTGACCAAGCCAGACACTTTGTCAGCGCTCGACGCGGAGTCGTTTCGCACGTGCCCACAGGCAGGCTACACTACAAGCCCGACACTGCGTGGCTACTACCTCTGGTGGCCGAGCATGCAGGGCAGGCAGGCAGAGCAACTTGAAGGCGAGCAGCGCGACGGAATCTTTGATGCGGCCTGCAGAGTAGCTGTGCTCTTGCAAGCCTCTTTAGTGGCTGGGCTGCAAGTTGCGACCTGCGATAAAAAGTGTCCGGCGACTGGCTGGATTGATGGCCACGGCGGCGGAATCTTTCATCTTTGCCGTAGGCCCACAGCTACAGGACGCCGGATAAAACAAGACGAGGAGTCCGGATACCATGTTACTTGCTGGTGCTAGCTAGGGCTACACCGGCAGGGTCTCCAACGAAGCAACCTCGACGATTATTACAATAAAACATTTGCTCCAGCAACCAAGAAAGAGACTTGCATGCATAAAAAAAAAAGTGCGGGAAGGAACACAAGCCCAAAACACGCATCACTACTCGTCGGTTGATTAAGGAGTACTTAATTCTCCTGCTGGCAGAGGCATGCGGCGTTCGTTCAGACGACGCGCACTACCCGACGAGCTAAACGATTTTAGTTAACTTATTCAGAAGGCAGTAGGTGCCAATGCAACAGATTAAAGAATGTGCAGGACTGCAGGGGGAATGAGATCGATGCACATGTGGGCAGGCAGGCAAGCGTGTTCGTGCTGGATCTGGATGTGCACGTCGTCGTGGCGTGCGTGCGGCCGGGTAGGCGCTCCATACCATCCTGCAGCTCTCTTGATGAGCGCGGACTGTTAATCCggacttttttttaaaaaggccTTCTCCAATAGCACCGAGTGCCAACTCAACCATCTCTTCTTATGTGGAGAAAAGCGAAAGAGGACAACAACGGTGACTCTCTTTCCTGACTCTTCACATCTCCTATATGTGCACATACAACTATTAAGTAAAAGCAACAAGAGAACCTTAGAAATTGTCCGTTAGATATGTTTTGTTGAGGGTGTTTTTACCTTTTGCATTTATACATCTGGTCTCTTTAGTCGTtcactctctcttttttttttccagtTTTGCGTCCCTTTTGTCAGCTGGACAGCTGAAAACTTTGTAATAAGAAAATGGTTGTGTGCACTTTGCAGAGGCGAGAGATGGATGCCTCCACTTTCTAGAGAGAGAATATCCGGTCTGTTTGGACACTTGTTTTCTGCTACTATTTTATCGAGTATCGGTGGTACTAGTTCTTTTCCAATCCAATGGTCCACAGAGCACAGTTTGTCATATTCCAACAATTGTTTTGTGAAGAAAAGATTTATAGATCGCATGTGAAGTGAGAAGAAAATGCTGCTCCAGCTAATGGCCGTTGCTGTTTATAAAATGTACAGGCTTTACTAATGCCTGGGTCGGAGCGGTCTTTCCGAATTTTAACCCATAAGAGAGCCAAACTATACAAGTTTTTCTTTTGGGAGTAGATGCCAAAAACATGCTCAAAGCTGAAAACTTTTCTTAGGTAAGTTGTAGAAGAAAACATTGATGATAGTTTCTGCTAAGCTATTCTACAACAACCcaaaaggaaggaaggaaggaaggaaggaaagaaagaagaggTTGATGGTCAATGTCTAAAAGGTCAGTTGAAGTTTGACTAGCATGCAGTACATAATACCAGGGGAACATTCTCAGCTGTGTCCTTAGCCCCTATGGGTCATTCTCAGCAGTGTCCTTGAATTCATATAGATGTGACACAAAGAAATAGGTGAGAGTTCAAATTGTCACAGCCAAAGCCCAAAGGAAAGGGGGAACGCCATCCTTTAACCAACAATCGTGTTCGATGTCGATTTCACTGCCTAGCAACCTCAGGGAGTCCCAAAGATGGTATTGGTCCACATGGCAGTGTGAGGCTGGTGGTCGCTTCCTGCTGAAAACAATTAGCTGCAGCAAGAATGAAAGCGTTCTTGGCACTTTTTCCGGTAGTGATGGATAGCACACCTGCCATTTTTAAAGATCCGCAATTGATAAAATCAGGCATATAGTTTGGTAAGAGGTACTCCTTCCGTACATGAATCTCATTCATATTttgaaaaaatagaaaaatattcaAAATTATATATTTGAGTATTGATTCCTCTTGCATTGCATTGCCATTCCCTACACATCAACATCATATTAAAATAATTTCAATATTAAtatagtttttataattttcCACACTAAATACACACGTAATTTAACTAATTGTTGGCTAAAATATGCACAGTTTGACTTTGTTCCAAAACAAAATACGCTATGGATTGATGAAACTCTATTCTCTTTCTAGGCCCTATTTACTGGGCCAAAATCCCGACTCGCCTATTCGCGTAGATTAATGGGCTGCTAATTGAACTGAAATCCTGGCCCATCCTTGGGTCCGGAGTTTCGGACCAGCGCTGCCACTAAGCAAACTGCAGCTCGCATCTCTCTCTCcatggcggcgccggcgccggagcccGCGGCCGAGCCATCGGCGACGCTGAGCATCTACAAAGCGGCGCGGAGCATCAAGAGGCGGGCGAGCACGCTGTACAACGCTCTGCGGAGCGTGGCGGAGGACGCGGCCTTCGTGGCGGAGGTCGCGGCCCTGTGGCCGGCGCTGCCGCTGGTCGCCAACCTCCGCTGCGGCCTCTGGTACGCGCCGCCCCGGGCCTTCGCCGCCACCTGCTACTTCAAGTCCACCGACGGCCACGCCGGGAACTGGTCTTTCTCGACCGCACGCCTCAACCTCCACCTCGCTCTACTCGCCGGTACACTTCCTCTCTCGTCTTGTTCTTCGCGTATCAATTGATCACGGCGGGCGTCTAAATTCCTACCTTTAGGTCAGTTTTGTGGTTCTCGATACCCTCTGTTGGAAAATATTGGTATGGTTTCACAAATCGATGTGCCAGTCGGTGAACTtttccctttttggtgattgaaaTAGGAAAATAGGGGATATTTTCAAATTCACTATGATAAATTATGGTGAATTTAGCATTGAAATTAGGGGTTATTTTCAAATTCACTATGATAAATTCATTTGGAATATGGTAAATTATATATCAACCTAGGATTCGACGGTTTAGCATATCAATCAGGCATTTTCAGGAATCTGAACCAGAATTGAGGGTTTAGCATTGCAATCCCTTTTCCTGTCCAAGAAAGAGGAGAAAGTTTGCTTCATTTGTTTCTCCATGCTCAAATCTTGCAAGCTTGGGGGTGAAGTGAAGTAAAAAATTTCCATCTGTAAGATACTCAAATATTGAATTGAGATTCTGACGGTCATATAGAATTTGCTGTCGATGGTGAATATGATACTAGAGAATGCAGAAGACCTAAACTTCTGACTTTCTGAGGGGTAGCTTGAATTGATCTCATTCTCTTTTTCCTTTGAGCAGGGAACAGAGGAGGGTGCATAATAGTTGATTCAACAAGGAGAGGGAAACGATTCCCTGATAGTATGTCAAAGACCATACCTATTTGGTGCTGTGTCCTGAACCGAGCAATTGAGAGGCATCGGCTGCGGGCTATCCACAAGGGTGGTGAAGTGAATTGTGAAGTGGTTGGTGTATTGCTTATTATTTTATACCCTCCTATAGTTCTGTGCAGTGATCAACATGTCAGTTGAAGTCTGTCTTGTTTACTATCCTTATTAGGATATGCTTAACTTCAGGAGGAAATGATCACTCTAGAAGATTTGATATATAAGGAATGTTAGCTCACTAATTCAGCGTGTGATTTACATTACTTATAATAAAGACCAATATCATTGTTTGAGCTAAAAATCATAGTATATTTCTAGTGGTTCGATGCTTTGATTATCCGATTTCTGTGCCACATTGCCTATTTTCTCATCTAGCTCTGTTGTTCTTAGTTATTGCTTGCCTGAAATAAGTATTATATGATCTGTATGTTTACATATTCTAATAAGATTTTCACCCTTTTTTTCTGTTAGTCATCTACTATGCTGAATGGAGAGACCAAAAGTAACTCCTTTTCATCTAACTGGGATAGCTCAGTGCATCTTCCTGTATGGGTTCTAGGCACTGAGAAAAATGCTATTGAGGGGCGCATTGAGGAATGGACAGATCAATTTGAATCATGTGGAGCAGACATTCATTCACTTGCAATAAGTTTGCAAAAGCCACTACGTCCTCTATGGATATCACAAAGGACACGCATATGGTTAAATGAAGTGCCAGAGATTGAGTCATGGGATTTCATTCCTATCATACTAATTTCTGCATCAGCATCGGATGCAGTTGCTACGCAAAGGATGTCTTCAGAATTCAGCTGGCAATATATCCCCGGAGCAGGAGATGATGAAGAGAGTTGGGCACGTGGTCTAACTCCTACCTTATTCTGGAAACATTCATATGACCTTCTTGATGCTGGACCAGATCATTGTAACCAGTTAGTTGCAGATATTGTTGAAAAGGATAGGGTTTATCGTGTGCAGAGAGGTGAACATTCTCCTCAAATTACAGCTAAGCCTCTGAAGGGCTATGATGATCTCAAATGTAATGATGATCGTACAAGCACTATGTGGCCTATGAACTCGGACCCCTGTACCAGTGCAACAGATGCGCAATGTTCCAATAGTGGTCATCTTCTCTTCTGGATTGGAACATCAAACCTTGCAGTATCAT
The genomic region above belongs to Panicum hallii strain FIL2 chromosome 4, PHallii_v3.1, whole genome shotgun sequence and contains:
- the LOC112888973 gene encoding amino acid permease 1-like isoform X1, giving the protein MTQTQDLEMAARQGNGAAGGAYYPPPRAGAGGEDLDDDGRKKRTGTVWTASAHIITAVIGSGVLSLAWSTAQLGWVVGPVTLMIFAFITYYTSSLLADCYRSGDQATGKRNYTYMDAVAAYLGRWQVWSCGIFQYVNLVGTAVGYTITASISAAAVHKANCFHKKGHAADCSQYDTMYMIVFGIVQIFFSQLPNFSDLSWLSILAAIMSFSYSSIAVGLSLARTISGRTGKTTLTGTEVGVDVDSAQKIWMALQALGNIAFAYSYSMILIEIQDTVKSPPAENKTMKKATLLGVSTTTAFYMLAGCLGYAAFGNAAPGNILTGFGFYEPYWLIDFANVCIVVHLVGAYQVFSQPIFAAVETAAATHWPNSKFVTREHPLVAGRFNINMLRVTWRTVFVVVSTVLAIVMPFFNDILGFLGAIGFWPLTVYYPVEMYIRQQRIQKYTTRWLALQTLSFLCFLVSLASAVASIEGVTESLKHYVPFKTKS
- the LOC112888970 gene encoding tRNA A64-2'-O-ribosylphosphate transferase isoform X2, giving the protein MAAPAPEPAAEPSATLSIYKAARSIKRRASTLYNALRSVAEDAAFVAEVAALWPALPLVANLRCGLWYAPPRAFAATCYFKSTDGHAGNWSFSTARLNLHLALLAGNRGGCIIVDSTRRGKRFPDSMSKTIPIWCCVLNRAIERHRLRAIHKGGEVNCEVSSTMLNGETKSNSFSSNWDSSVHLPVWVLGTEKNAIEGRIEEWTDQFESCGADIHSLAISLQKPLRPLWISQRTRIWLNEVPEIESWDFIPIILISASASDAVATQRMSSEFSWQYIPGAGDDEESWARGLTPTLFWKHSYDLLDAGPDHCNQLVADIVEKDRVYRVQRGEHSPQITAKPLKGYDDLKCNDDRTSTMWPMNSDPCTSATDAQCSNSGHLLFWIGTSNLAVSSTLQDALVGVDCILNCDSTSKLPSNSSENSYLELSIVGSKDDRFSLMKNLSKAIDFARRNLLAGRKILVCCQNGEDISICVALAIVTLLFDDNGCFDSGNSFMKRDITKLEMRKRLVFICKFAVNARPSRGNLKQVYGFLSNEKERLSRLT
- the LOC112888970 gene encoding tRNA A64-2'-O-ribosylphosphate transferase isoform X1 is translated as MAAPAPEPAAEPSATLSIYKAARSIKRRASTLYNALRSVAEDAAFVAEVAALWPALPLVANLRCGLWYAPPRAFAATCYFKSTDGHAGNWSFSTARLNLHLALLAGNRGGCIIVDSTRRGKRFPDSMSKTIPIWCCVLNRAIERHRLRAIHKGGEVNCEVSSTMLNGETKSNSFSSNWDSSVHLPVWVLGTEKNAIEGRIEEWTDQFESCGADIHSLAISLQKPLRPLWISQRTRIWLNEVPEIESWDFIPIILISASASDAVATQRMSSEFSWQYIPGAGDDEESWARGLTPTLFWKHSYDLLDAGPDHCNQLVADIVEKDRVYRVQRGEHSPQITAKPLKGYDDLKCNDDRTSTMWPMNSDPCTSATDAQCSNSGHLLFWIGTSNLAVSSTLQVADALVGVDCILNCDSTSKLPSNSSENSYLELSIVGSKDDRFSLMKNLSKAIDFARRNLLAGRKILVCCQNGEDISICVALAIVTLLFDDNGCFDSGNSFMKRDITKLEMRKRLVFICKFAVNARPSRGNLKQVYGFLSNEKERLSRLT
- the LOC112888973 gene encoding amino acid permease 1-like isoform X2; this translates as MIFAFITYYTSSLLADCYRSGDQATGKRNYTYMDAVAAYLGRWQVWSCGIFQYVNLVGTAVGYTITASISAAAVHKANCFHKKGHAADCSQYDTMYMIVFGIVQIFFSQLPNFSDLSWLSILAAIMSFSYSSIAVGLSLARTISGRTGKTTLTGTEVGVDVDSAQKIWMALQALGNIAFAYSYSMILIEIQDTVKSPPAENKTMKKATLLGVSTTTAFYMLAGCLGYAAFGNAAPGNILTGFGFYEPYWLIDFANVCIVVHLVGAYQVFSQPIFAAVETAAATHWPNSKFVTREHPLVAGRFNINMLRVTWRTVFVVVSTVLAIVMPFFNDILGFLGAIGFWPLTVYYPVEMYIRQQRIQKYTTRWLALQTLSFLCFLVSLASAVASIEGVTESLKHYVPFKTKS